CATTTATAACGGGTTGTTATAAcggtcttaacatctggcacataatggcacaattgccagaaaatagcctaacatttgttttttaaaattcgtccaagtgtttcttgcacAGAGATTTCGAGATCATCTGTCCAACTTCATCCCTCAAACTCTAATTggatttatctatagttatgcacatgcgcATAAgggatttcaaatcaaatcacattttattggtcacatgcgccgaatacaaaaggtgcagacattacagtgaaatgcttacttacagcccttaaccaacagtgcatttattttttaataaaaaagtaaaataaaacaacaacaaaaaagtgttgagaaaaaaagagcagaagtaaaataaaataacagttgggaggctatacagtgggggtaaaaagtatttagtcagccaccaattgtgcatgttctcccacttaaaaagatgagagaggcctgtaattttcatcataaggacacgtcaactatggcagacaaaatgagaaaaaaaattccagaaaatcccattgtaggatttttaatgaatttatttgcaaattatggtggaaaataagtatttggtcaataacaaaagtttctcaatactttgttatataccctttgttggcaatgacacaggtcaaacgttttctgtaagtcttcacaaggttttcacacactgttgctggtattttggcccattcctccatgcagatctcctctagagcagtgatgttttggggctgtcgctgggcaacacagactttcaactccctccaaagattttctatggggttgagatctggagactggctaggccactccaggaccttgaaatgcttcttacgaagccactccttcattgcccgggtggtgtgtttgggatcattgtcatgctgaaagacccagccacgtttcatcttcaatgcccttgctgatggaaggaggttttcactcaaaatctcacgatacatggcccaattcattctttcctttacacggatcagtcgtcctggtgcctttgcagaaaaacagccccaaagcatgatgtttccacccccatgcttcacagtagttatggtgttctttggatgcaactcaacattctttgtcctccaaacacgacgagttgagtttttacccaaaagttctattttggtttcatctgaccatattacattctcccaatcctcttctggatcatccaaatgcactctagcaaacttcagacgggcctggacatgtactggcttaagcagggggacacgtctggcactgcaggatttgagtccctggcggcgtagtgtgttactgatggtaggctttgttactttggtcccagctctctgcaggtcattcactgggtccccccgtgtggttctgggatttttgctcaccgttcttgtgatcattttgaccccacggggtgagatcttgcgtggagccccagatcgagggagattatcagtggtcttgtatgtcttccatttcctaataattgctcccacagttgatttcttcaaaccaagctgcttacctattgcagattcagtcttcccagcctggtgcaggtctaccattttgtttctggtgtcctttgacagctctttggtcttggccatagtggagtttagagtgtgactgtttgaggttgtggacaggtgtcttttatactgataacaagttcaaacaggtgccattaatacaggtaacgagtggaggacagaggagcctcttaaagaagaagttacaggtctgtgagagccagaaatcttgcttgtttgtaggtgaccaaatacttattttccaccataatttgcaaataaattcataaaaaatcctacaatgtgattttctggatttttttccctcaatttgtctgtcatagttgacgtgtacctatgatgaaaattacaggcctctctcatctttttaagtgggagaacttgcacaattggtggctgactaaatacttttttcccccattgtatatacaggggggtacaggtgcagagtcaatgtgcgggggcaccggctagttgaggtagttgaagtaatatgtacatgtgggtagagttaaatcatagcagtcaaacgagttaacatccattgatggaaaattaTCTGGCAAGTTTAATAGAGGCAAATGATCTTTTCTCTTGCGACATATTCCGATTCCTTTATTAGTCACGTTAGCtcacaataattattattttgatgtAAAACCAAATTTTGATTTTTACGTCATTACAAATTACGTCAATATTCCTTGTTAATTCGCTCGACAACGTTATGGAAAAATAGTTTATTGGACAAATGTGGCAACTCCTCTCTTGCTGCTGAAAACATACATTTGGGCTGGTTTTCAGGCCTTGTGTGTTAGTTTTGATTAGTCACTAATTTGTTTGAACCCCACTGGTGAAGTCAGGAAACgcattacagatcatctggctgtatgaaaaatgtatgcactcactaaactgtaagtcactctggataagagcgtctgctaataatgactaaaatgtaaatgtaaatatacggcggagctgatggccatactgttggccttgcagtgggtggaggaagctaaaccagacagaatagttatttgctctgactcctgcacagtgttaatgagtctccagtcttttagctcacgtagcagacaagacctgctttatgaggtgctacaaacccatggcaggattaagataagatttacttgggttccaGCCCATGTGGTGGTGGAGGGGAACGAAGCAGTAGAttaacaggctaaacaagcacttagtagtggggatgttgatgtgtcaatgagcaaggcagaggcaaaaggactgatatatacagtgatggtgcagagatggcaggagcagtggaatatacatattaagggaaggcatttatttcaagtacagaggaaagtcggggaggggaggacggcaggaagggacagaagagaggaggctatatttacaagattaagggtgggacacagccagttgaataagacactaagcgtgataggaaagcatccatcaggaaaatgtgattattgtcaggaaatagagactgtggagcatgtattgctacagtgtgggcagtatcagagggaaagagagaggatgagattaagtatgagggagaagggtatacaggaaattagtttaaagagtatattgagtagaacgtcattagatatagtatcacatattttgttttcttttttaagagaaactgggttggcaggtaggatttagtttatccctttctctggcccacactccagtacggtagatggcggtaatgcaccataacgttggatgccaaccgccgataaacctcactgaagaagaagaagaaccctGCTGGTGAATGCTCTAGAAACGTCGAATGCGAGGTAGCTGCGTCACAACGTCAGGTCCATACAGAGATCCAGTCCGCGAGGCGTAGAAAGGGTGGCCTTGCAGTGTGTGTGGCTATTCAATACACATTTTTGTAGTTTGCACACACCCCATTGAAACGAAAAGCCTATCAGGACAGTATTCTAAATTAATTGTGTATCCCCAAGGAGAAGGCGATCACAACGGTCTTTGGCATATCTACTACAAGACATGTAAGTTTGGGAGGAATGGCGAGCGCGTGCGTACAATTTAGCCAGCAAAAGCACGCTAGcgcaagtagctagctaacgtcgttTGTTTCGTTATGCCGCTAACTACCTAGCATACCAACATGCTTTTACGAAAGGCGGGAGGAACACCTAGCGATGATAGGCCTTATTTCGTAGCTAGCTATCTGTTAACTACCAAGCTAACTTACAATGCAAGTTAATGATAATGCTAATGTCCGTACGTTGatttgctaactagctagcggCAAGGAAGTCGCTAGCTAGTTACTAACGTTAGTCAACTTAACATTAACGTTACTAGTTTTCTGTCTACTCAGTCACCCATGTGCTAAATTCCCGTTAGCCATTAGTAGAagctagctaactatctagctaCAGTAATGGAAGTTGTCTAGTTAGTATGGTCAAGTGCATGACTCCGCATGGCATGTGGTGTGCATTCCTGTCCTGTGTATGTTTCAATGAGCTaacgctagctaactagcaaggtAGGAAAATATATTCTACAACGGATTAACGTTATTAACTAGCTAGATTAGTTCACCATGGGTTGGCCTTACCTAGTTTGTTAGCTTACGCTAGCCACATGAGAACGGAAATTCCTGCTTCACACAAGATGTAACGTTCAAAGAGCTCTGTTTAGCATAAGTAGCTAGCCAGCCTAAgagtatttatttaaaaaacgacGGACAGTTTAGCTGTAACCGAATGTTTATATTCATACCATGCACATGGCTAGATAATGTCCAGTTGCTCTGAACAAAATGAAAGGCTGTTTATCCTACTGCTGACTAGTTATAAGGAAGCCAAGCGAGCTGGCTAGTTGGCTAATGATACAGCATGCTCATTGTTGACTGAAGTCCTTAATAGTTGTTAAATGCATATGTAAGGTCAGCTGTATGGTAATCTAAATTACATTTGCACTGGGGCATTTCTAAACTAACTGTTACAGTATCACATGAGAGCAGAAAGTAGTTGAAAATGAATTAAACTATCAAAAATGTGTTTGAAATGATCACAGTTGAGTTTGCACAGGTAACTTCGCATATGTGAGAGGCATGACAATGTCCGTTTTGAGGACATAGGGACGTTTTTAATCAGCTTTGACATTCCGTCAGTATTTTCCATCCTTTTTGATATGATAAACGTGAATCTGTTGACAGTCGGATTGCTTCTTAATAAATACTCAGCCGTTTTCCATTTTGGAACCATCTTGCCTTTACTGTATCGCAGCAAATTGATGCCTTATTGGCAACCTGATATACCTGCCTTTGATGGTGAGCCTTTGTCGCAACTGTGTCCCACCTGCTCCATGCAGGTGCTCCACAGCCGTTTGTCCCGCCTCCCACTCTGTTACTAGCACTGGGGTAGAAGTTACCCTTGGGTACAGCTGTAGGATCAGTGTACCCTCCCTAAATCTTAACTGTAATGATAAGGGGGATTTGCTTGCAGTTTGCTATCCAAGACAACATTGCTGTAAAATACCAGCAGGAGATCCTTCCTCTTCAGTGATGACTGATACAGTAACTTTTGTTCTTCTGAGTCTACTAAAGCCAACCTTTCTGTCCTGAGATTTTTTTTTGCTTTTCTCAACTCAATAAATATTATGTAGAACGTTGTCATTCATTGAGTTTCTTCATCTGTGTTCCCAGGCATCCAGCGACTGCTAAGTGGTATGACAGGCGGGACTCCGTCTACATCGAGTTCTGCGTAGCGGACAGCAAGGATGTCAAGATCAATTTCGAGAAAGCAAAGTTTGCTTTCAGGTGAGTTGTGACATCAAGTCAGTGGTTTAAAGAAAAGGTTGGACCAGAACTGCTCTAGGCATTTGAAAATCCCTCTAATTCAGTTTAAAGATGTGCTCTGGGACTTTAACGACTACTAAGTACTTTTTAACCCTcccactttgggctggatgtgtcactgtgtagttcatacatgcataatctatgagcagaattactgttttacctcaattagccacaaaatccctagtttgaaagaaACTGTTTTTCTGGAAGTTGTGCGGCGCCATTTTCCCTACGTTTACCTcatgtgggccagccccctagcaatctGAGTacaaccaatgagcttcagccccacGCCgtatgagtgacagctagcaagatgcacaggCAGCAGAGACGGAGAGCAAtgatgtggtgcacatatctgcacatatgtgatgtAGTATGCCATTTTCAGGGACCACTTTGGCttgtgagcgctactttcagaactactggctaagaagtatacaaaagtaccagagaatccCTTTAAGTCACATTTATGCTGAAATTCCTTTCACCCCTCCCGTTACCAGTTGTCTTGGAGGAACTGACCAAGTCAAACACGAGAATGAAGTAGACCTTTTCGAAGCCATTGATGAAAATGTGAGTCACTCAATCACTTCATTACATTGTCATCCTGTCCTCAGGACGAGGTACAGATTGCATCCTATGATCTATAACTAATGGAACTTAATTTTGCGGAGTGAAAGTGTTCATGTATCTCTCTTGGACACACATAGGAATCCATACACAAACGCACAGATCGGTCAGTGTTGTGCTGTTTACGAAAAGCAGAACCTGGGAAGCCGTGGCCGAGGCTAACAAAAGAGAAGGCTAAGGTCAGTTATGCTGTCTAATGTATTTgccaaaattgcttttcttttgaaaacaaggaaatgtctaagtgaccccaaacttttgaacggtagtgtgatatatatatatatatatatatatatcacactaccgttcaaaagtttggggtcacttagacatttccttgttttcaaaagaaaagcaatttttttgtccattaaaacaacatcaaattaatcagaaatacagtgtagacattgttaatgttgtaaatggctattgtagctgaaaacgacggataaaaaaaaaatctacataggcgtacagaggcccgttATCAGCcgccatcagtcctgtgttccaatggcacgttgtgtttgctaatccaagtttatcattttaaaaggctaattgatcattagaaaacccttttgcaattatgttagcacagctgaaaaatgttgtgctgattaaagaagcaataaaactggccttcttgagact
This portion of the Coregonus clupeaformis isolate EN_2021a chromosome 24, ASM2061545v1, whole genome shotgun sequence genome encodes:
- the LOC121538530 gene encoding prostaglandin E synthase 3 isoform X2; the protein is MHPATAKWYDRRDSVYIEFCVADSKDVKINFEKAKFAFSCLGGTDQVKHENEVDLFEAIDENESIHKRTDRSVLCCLRKAEPGKPWPRLTKEKAKLTWLSVDFNNWKDWEDDSDEELGNFDRFSEMMNNMGGEDDLPDLDGADDDESADSDDEKMPDLE
- the LOC121538530 gene encoding prostaglandin E synthase 3 isoform X1, with the protein product MHPATAKWYDRRDSVYIEFCVADSKDVKINFEKAKFAFSCLGGTDQVKHENEVDLFEAIDENESIHKRTDRSVLCCLRKAEPGKPWPRLTKEKAKLTWLSVDFNNWKDWEDDSDEELGNFDRFSEVGDGDMAFNTQEAMAKMMNNMGGEDDLPDLDGADDDESADSDDEKMPDLE